The window CATCCGTGCCGCGATGCAGCGCGCAACGCATTCCGGCCGCATCCTCAACACCGAAGAGCGGATCGATGCCGAGACGGCATTTCGGCTCTACACAGTGGCGGCGGCCGCTGCGACGCTCACGCACAAGCAGCGGGGCAACCTTGCGCGCGGACGCGCCGCGGACTTCACTGTGTTCACCGCCGATCCCTTTGCCACCCCGGCCGCCGAATGGGAGCAGGTCCAGGTTGCCGCAACGGTAATTGGCGGCGAAGTGCGATTTGCAGCAAAGCACGTGGACCTCACATGAGGGCGAACCTTGTGCTGAGCGACGGCGCCGTCTTCCAGGGAGAGTCACTCGGGCGCCCGGGCACGGCGGTTGGTGAAGTAGTGTTCAACACCGGTATGACCGGGTATCAGGAGATCCTCACCGATCCCTCGTATGCCGGCCAGATCGTGAGCCTTACCTATCCGCTGATTGGCAACTACGGGGTCACTGAGGCCGACTTTGAGTCGAGGCGCGTTCAGGTATCCGGCTTTGTGGTACGGGAAGCGGCCGATGAGCCAAGCAACTGGCGCTCGGAAGGCAGCCTCCACGCATTCCTGAACGACCATGGAGTAGTTGGAATTCAGGGCATCGATACGCGGCAGTTGACGCGCCGCTTGCGGGCTCACGGTGTGATGATGGGCATGGTATCCACCGAGCATCAAGCGGAGACGGCAGTGGACATGGTCCGCTCAGCTCCGGGATATTCCGAAGAGGAATTGGTCTATCGCGTCTCGACACCGAACCCCTACACGTGGCGCGCCGGCGCCGACCGCCCTGATGCGGCAACGTGCCCGCCGGATTCCGGGACGCAGCGTCGAATCGCACTGTTGGATTGTGGCGTCAAGTTCAACATACTGCGGTCACTCGCGGCGTTAGGGTGCCACGTGACCGTGTTTCCTGCCGGGACGTCAGCTGCCGAGATACTTCGCTCGTCGCCAGACGGAGTCGTACTCTCGCCGGGACCCGGCGACCCAGCATCACTGGGCTCGTTGGTGAATGAGGTCCGCAAGCTGGCGGAGGCACGCCCGGTGATGGGCGTCTGCATGGGAAACCAGCTGCTGGGTAGTGCGTTTGGCAGCAAGACTTTCAAGCTTAAGTTTGGACACCGGGGCAGCAACCATCCCGTACGGGACCTCGTAACGGGTCGTGTGGCGATTACATCGCAAAACCACGGCTACGCTCTCGACGCAGACGGTTTGACCGACGGAATGGAAGTGGGCCAGATTAACCTGAACGACGGTACCGTCGAGGGCCTTCGCCACCGCGAACTCCCGGTGTTCAGCATTCAGTACCATCCCGAGGCCTCGCCGGGTCCACATGACAGCGCGCACTACTTCAAAACATTTGTTGAGTCCCTTCATTAACAGTAAGGAGCTTTCAATGCCCAAATGGAGTGGCCGATGGCAGAGATAGTCCGACTCGGCGCGGAAGAAGCGGCAGTTGAGGATGAAGAGAAGAGAGAGGCTGCCAGGGCTGAAGCTGCGGAACGCAAGGCGCGACGCCAACGCGGACAGCAGCGGCGGCTGATGTTCCTGCTGCCTTTGGTTACGGTGTTAGCTATTATCGCGTGGTGCTTTTCAACGCAGTTCATTCCCAGCCAGTCGATGGAGCCGTATTTGCAGCCTGGTGACCATATTGTCACGCTCAAATCGTGGCTGGCGTATCCGGACCATGCGGTGCCCAGCCGCGGCGATGTCGTAGTCTTCAACCTACCTGCGAAGCAGCAGCTACAGGACCCTAACGCGTGGGTTTCGGGCAGTCCTCCTCAAGCCGCGATCCTGATAAAGCGCGTGGTCGGCCTGCCCGGCGAGACAATCGAGTTTCAGGGTAACGAAGTGCTGATCAACGGCAAGGCGCTTGTTGAGAACTACCGAACTATCCCCGAAACCCGGCGAGTCGGCGGCGCCTACGGTACCGACGGGCCTTTTCGCATTCCGGCGCACCACATCTTCCTGATGGGTGACAATCGCCCGGATAGCGACGACAGCAGGTTCTGGGGCCCGCTGAACGTCAAGAACGTGATGGGTCGGTGTATGGGCGTTCTGTTTCACGAAAGCGCGAATGGATTCAACGAACGGCGATACCAAAAAACAACCGGTCAGTAGGTCGCTAGCCACAGCCGCGTTATGCGCTGCCGGAGCAGCCGCCGTGCTTCTACGGCTGGTAGCGCTTCGCGCCGATTCGTACGCGCACCTCTCGTGGAGCGCCGCGCTTCTCACCGACGAGGGGTTCTACATCCACAACGCCCGCAACCTGGTTCTCTTCGGTCACGCAACGACCGACCGCTTTAACAACGCGCTTTTGATGCCAACGCTCAATATTCTGCAGATAGCAGTTTTCCGGCTGTTCGGCGTCTCCGACGTTTCCGCTCGCATGATTTCGGTGTTCTTTGGCCTGGTCTCCATCGCGCTAATCGTTGACGGCGCACGCCGTGTTTTAGGTTCGCGACCGGCCCTGTTCGCGGGGCTTCTGCTCGGCCTGGACCACGTGTATCTGCTCTACAACCGCATGGCACTGATGGATACGCCGGCTGCCTGCATGCTGGCCGCATCCTGGTGGTCACTCTGCCGAGGATTGGCCGTGGCTCCCTCGACCGTCCCAACACGTCGCCGGTTCTGGATGGCGCTGGGCGGCTGCTGCTTTGCTCTGGCCTTCACGTCGCGCGGACTGGTGCTGTTTGCCGCTCCGGCAGTGTTTGGGATTCCGCTTCTGCTGGATCGCCGCCGGAAGGTTGCCTGGCGGCATGGCGATGCGATACCGACAGCCGTCGGCGCCGCCCCGATCCTGCTCGGGTATCTCCTGTTCTGGTACCTGCCGAACCGCGCGGAAATGCAGCGCATTGATCACTACTACA of the Armatimonadota bacterium genome contains:
- the carA gene encoding glutamine-hydrolyzing carbamoyl-phosphate synthase small subunit, which codes for MRANLVLSDGAVFQGESLGRPGTAVGEVVFNTGMTGYQEILTDPSYAGQIVSLTYPLIGNYGVTEADFESRRVQVSGFVVREAADEPSNWRSEGSLHAFLNDHGVVGIQGIDTRQLTRRLRAHGVMMGMVSTEHQAETAVDMVRSAPGYSEEELVYRVSTPNPYTWRAGADRPDAATCPPDSGTQRRIALLDCGVKFNILRSLAALGCHVTVFPAGTSAAEILRSSPDGVVLSPGPGDPASLGSLVNEVRKLAEARPVMGVCMGNQLLGSAFGSKTFKLKFGHRGSNHPVRDLVTGRVAITSQNHGYALDADGLTDGMEVGQINLNDGTVEGLRHRELPVFSIQYHPEASPGPHDSAHYFKTFVESLH
- the lepB gene encoding signal peptidase I; translation: MAEIVRLGAEEAAVEDEEKREAARAEAAERKARRQRGQQRRLMFLLPLVTVLAIIAWCFSTQFIPSQSMEPYLQPGDHIVTLKSWLAYPDHAVPSRGDVVVFNLPAKQQLQDPNAWVSGSPPQAAILIKRVVGLPGETIEFQGNEVLINGKALVENYRTIPETRRVGGAYGTDGPFRIPAHHIFLMGDNRPDSDDSRFWGPLNVKNVMGRCMGVLFHESANGFNERRYQKTTGQ